One part of the Coffea eugenioides isolate CCC68of chromosome 10, Ceug_1.0, whole genome shotgun sequence genome encodes these proteins:
- the LOC113749606 gene encoding dolichol-phosphate mannose synthase subunit 3, whose product MKHILKILALLVGISAFWIGLLQASVIPESYTWLLPLYFIVSLGCYGVLMVGVGLMQFPTCPQEALLLHQDILEARDFLKNKGVDVGSN is encoded by the exons ATGAAGCATATTCTGAAGATTCTGGCATTGCTAGTGGGTATTTCTGCCTTTTGGATTGGCCTTTTACAAGCGTCAGTAATTCCAGAGAGCTATACGTGGTTG TTGCCGCTCTATTTCATTGTCTCTCTAGGATGCTATGGAGTCTTAATGGTTGGAGTTGGCCTGATGCAATTTCCAACTTGTCCTCAAGAGGCACTTCTCTTACATCAG GATATCCTTGAAGCCAGGGACTTCCTGAAGAACAAAGGGGTAGATGTTGGTTCCAATTGA
- the LOC113749544 gene encoding protein EXORDIUM-like produces the protein MAFFHSHLFFQLAIIVSLVHFTMAGRQVPKPTTQDDQNTMVFQYHNGPLLSGKISINLIWYGKFNPSERAIIADFVTSLSTSSSNPTTNEPSVATWWKATEKYYHLLKSKKASPLILSLGTQVIDESCSLGKSLTRNQIEELAAKGEQKNAINVVLTASDVAVDGFCSSTCGTHGSLLSSKIASAKGKIYKFAYIWVGNSATQCPGQCAWPFYQPMYGPQTPPLVAPNNNVGLDGMVINVATLLAGTVTNPFGNGYFQGPANAPLEAASACTGVYGRGAYPGYPGKLLVDPTTGASYNAHGTNGKKYLLPAFVDPSTSSCSTLV, from the coding sequence ATGGCTTTCTTTCACAGCCATCTATTTTTCCAACTCGCCATAATCGTTTCATTAGTCCATTTCACAATGGCTGGCAGGCAAGTCCCCAAGCCCACCACCCAAGATGACCAAAACACGATGGTCTTTCAATACCACAATGGCCCTCTTCTTAGTGGCAAAATCTCAATTAACTTAATCTGGTATGGCAAATTCAACCCTTCAGAAAGAGCTATAATTGCAGATTTCGTTACCTCATTGTCCACCTCCTCTTCAAACCCCACAACCAACGAACCATCTGTCGCCACGTGGTGGAAGGCCACTGAGAAATACTACCatttgctcaaatccaagaaagCCTCTCCCCTGATCCTCTCACTGGGTACCCAAGTTATCGACGAGAGCTGTTCTTTGGGTAAATCTCTTACTAGGAATCAAATTGAAGAACTGGCAGCCAAGGGTGAACAAAAGAATGCCATCAACGTTGTACTAACAGCTTCAGATGTTGCAGTTGATGGGTTCTGCTCAAGCACCTGCGGGACCCATGGTTCACTGTTAAGTTCCAAGATTGCCTCTGCTAAGGGAAAGATTTACAAGTTTGCTTACATCTGGGTTGGAAACTCAGCGACCCAATGCCCTGGTCAATGTGCGTGGCCATTCTACCAACCCATGTACGGACCTCAGACTCCACCACTGGTTGCACCCAACAACAATGTGGGTTTGGACGGAATGGTCATCAATGTTGCTACCCTTTTGGCTGGGACAGTGACCAACCCCTTCGGAAATGGCTACTTCCAAGGACCTGCAAATGCACCACTTGAGGCTGCCTCGGCTTGTACTGGGGTTTATGGGCGTGGGGCTTACCCAGGATATCCTGGGAAGCTCTTGGTCGACCCTACAACTGGTGCAAGCTATAATGCACATGGTACAAATGGCAAGAAATACCTTCTTCCAGCCTTCGTTGATCCTTCAACATCCTCATGTTCTACATTGGTCTGA
- the LOC113748688 gene encoding protein EXORDIUM-like 2: protein MVANVRFVTITFSLFVLLAILPGSFSAIPRKLALVKPEPIVLKYHKGELLKGNTTVNLLWYGKFTPSQRAIVVDFLKSLSPTGRRGPPPQTVASWWSTTQKYLGSPSTIAVGKQVSLNYPLGKALNDSQIQALTSKFSHVNTVNLVLTASDVAVEDFCMNSCGTHGWTRGRKAQKYAYAWVGNAVSQCPGECAWPFHRPIVGPQTPPLVAPNGDVGIDGLVINLATVLAGAVTNPFDGGYFQGPPTAPLEAVSACTGIFGSGAYPGFPGTVLVDKTTGASYNARGANGREYLLPAMWDPKTSTCKPLA from the coding sequence ATGGTTGCTAACGTTCGTTTCGTTACCAttactttttctttgtttgtgcTCTTAGCAATATTGCCAGGTTCCTTCTCGGCGATTCCAAGAAAACTGGCTTTGGTTAAGCCAGAACCAATTGTGCTCAAGTACCACAAAGGTGAGCTCTTGAAAGGCAATACAACAGTGAATCTCTTGTGGTACGGCAAGTTCACCCCTAGCCAACGTGCTATAGTTGTCGATTTTCTAAAATCCCTCAGCCCCACAGGCCGCCGCGGCCCCCCGCCACAGACGGTGGCTTCATGGTGGAGTACCACCCAGAAATACCTTGGAAGTCCATCCACCATCGCCGTCGGGAAACAGGTTTCATTGAATTACCCTCTTGGAAAGGCGCTGAACGATTCGCAAATTCAAGCCTTGACCTCCAAATTTAGTCACGTCAATACCGTTAACCTGGTCCTGACGGCGTCCGACGTGGCAGTTGAAGACTTCTGCATGAACTCGTGTGGGACCCACGGGTGGACCCGGGGGAGGAAGGCGCAAAAGTATGCCTATGCCTGGGTGGGTAACGCCGTCAGTCAGTGCCCCGGCGAGTGTGCTTGGCCTTTCCACCGGCCAATCGTCGGGCCGCAAACGCCGCCGTTAGTGGCACCTAACGGAGACGTTGGGATTGACGGATTGGTGATTAATCTGGCAACGGTTTTGGCTGGGGCTGTTACGAATCCGTTTGATGGGGGTTACTTTCAGGGCCCTCCCACCGCGCCGTTAGAGGCCGTTTCTGCTTGTACTGGAATATTTGGATCGGGCGCCTATCCGGGATTTCCGGGTACGGTTTTGGTTGATAAGACCACCGGGGCGAGCTACAATGCTCGCGGGGCGAATGGCCGTGAATATCTGCTGCCAGCCATGTGGGATCCCAAAACGTCGACGTGCAAGCCACTCGCGTGA